From the genome of Carassius gibelio isolate Cgi1373 ecotype wild population from Czech Republic chromosome A16, carGib1.2-hapl.c, whole genome shotgun sequence, one region includes:
- the creb3l4 gene encoding cyclic AMP-responsive element-binding protein 3-like protein 4: MREADIVSGDVKSTERDAEEVLESGLLLDESCSGILYAGHTEEWSVQPHSSLNDSESEEVLNAINPNEMYTSAVCESDSGLSEDQSSDGAQEQNLGNTVYQVVYDISGVGGVSEQQTPHMDVISIELDEWSSQMLLEDSCVVNELVSSVRMENASAHDVQSFQSPDGFLVYPELQLTEEEQKLLDQEGVSLPNNLPLTKTEERILKKVRRKIRNKLSAQDSRRRKKEYIDGLESRVVTCSAQNKELQRTVEQLEKHNMSLMAQLHKLQALIKQTATKAAQTSTCIMILIFSLALLILPSYSPFSRSPSVEDSYAPAAVVSRNILNEVDSLPLLEDPVEDDPMSPEPPSPPSELSPADADAPQQTEDQRNGSDPTEADAAVLSVSLTARAAAGNTDAAKPPHADEM, from the exons ATGCGAGAAGCAGATATTGTGTCCGGGGACGTCAAATCCACCGAGCGA GATGCCGAGGAGGTTCTGGAGAGCGGTCTGCTCCTGGACGAGTCCTGCTCTGGAATACTGTACGCTGGACACACGGAGGAGTGGAGCGTCCAGCCGCACTCT AGTTTGAATGACAGTGAATCTGAGGAGGTTCTGAACGCCATAAACCCGAACGAGATGTACACGTCAGCGGTGTGTGAGAGCGACAGCGGTCTGTCTGAAGATCAGTCCTCAGACGGAGCCCAGGAGCAGAACCTCGGGAACACCGTCTATCAGGTGGTGTATGACATCAGCGGTGTGGGCGGAGTCTCGGAGCAGCAGACGCCACACATGGACGTGATCTCCATCGAGCTGG aCGAGTGGAGCTCTCAGATGCTGCTGGAGGACTCGTGTGTGGTCAACGAGCTGGTGTCGTCTGTCAGAATGGAGAACGCTTCTGCTCACGACGTGCAAAGCTTTCAGAGCCCCGATGGTTTTCTG GTTTATCCTGAACTCCAGCTCACAGAGGAGGAGCAGAAGCTGCTGGACCAGGAGGGAGTCTCACTGCCCAATAACCTGCCCTTGactaag ACTGAGGAGAGAATCCTGAAGAAAGTGAGACGGAAGATCCGGAATAAGCTCTCGGCTCAGGACAGTCGCAGGAGGAAGAAGGAGTATATCGACGGTCTGGAGAGCAG ggtggTGACGTGTTCAGCTCAGAATAAAGAGCTGCAGAGAACCGTGGAGCAGCTGGAGAAGCACAACAT gtctCTTATGGCTCAGCTGCACAAACTGCAGGCTTTGATCAAGCAGACGGCCACCAAAGCGGCTCAGACGAGCACGTGCATCATG ATCCTCATCTTCTCTCTGGCTCTGCTCATCCTCCCCAGTTACAGTCCGTTCAGCCGCTCGCCGTCTGTGGAGGACAGCTACGCCCCGGCCgccg TGGTTTCCAGAAACATCCTGAACGAGGTGGACTCTCTTCCGCTGCTGGAGGATCCTGTAGAAGATGATCCGATGTCTCCAGAGCCTCCGTCTCCTCCGTCCGAGCTCAGTCCTGCAGACGCAGACGCGCCGCAGCAGACGGAGGACCAGAGGAACGGCTCGGACCCGACTGAAGCAGACGCAGCCGTGCTGTCTGTGAGTTTAACGGCTCGGGCGGCTGCAGGAAACACAGACGCAGCCAAACCGCCGCACGCTGATGAAATGTGA
- the slc39a3 gene encoding zinc transporter ZIP3, with product MDSDWTSPGVAPGLLHIKLLTLVLMLSFSLLCGFSPVCVMRRATRFSSDPGSRQRILSLASCLACGVFLASCLLELLPDFLNHTRDTFSRLHITLHYPLAEFVLAMGFLLVFVVEQMLLAFREQTCDVSLEKQALVDCEERSRRSVSRCAVDEGLRVFLLLFCVCVRAFLEGVSVGSQRQPLLETCVALMLYEALVAFSLAVHLTHHALRRTLVAGALLLFSVSCPAGIGAGLALDGLTVGPQVQLLRCAVEGLTAGIFINVCVLESVWQESGSPKHRIHKVAFLLTGFALVTAVLFSKV from the exons ATGGACTCCGACTGGACCTCCCCAGGTGTCGCTCCTGGACTTCTTCACATCAAGCTCCTCACACTGGTGCTGATGCTGAGCTTCAGTCTGCTGTGTGGATTCAGTCCTGTGTGTGTCATGAGACGAGCGACACGCTTCAGCTCAGACCCag gctCTCGGCAGAGGATCTTGAGTCTGGCGTCGTGTTTGGCCTGCGGGGTTTTTCTGGCTTCCTGTTTGCTGGAGCTTCTTCCAGACTTTCTGAACCACACGAGAGACACCTTCAGCCGTCTGCACATCACC CTTCACTACCCTCTGGCCGAGTTCGTCCTGGCCATGGGCTTCCTGCTGGTGTTTGTGGTGGAGCAGATGCTGCTGGCGTTCAGAGAGCAGACGTGTGACGTGTCTCTGGAGAAGCAGGCGCTGGTGGACTGTGAGGAGCGCTCCAGAAGGAGTGTGTCCAGGTGTGCTGTGGATGAGGGTCTGCGTGTGTTCCTGCtgctcttctgtgtgtgtgtgcgagcgttCCTGGAGGGTGTGAGCGTGGGCAGCCAGCGCCAGCCGCTGCTGGAGACCTGTGTGGCGCTGATGCTGTACGAGGCCCTCGTGGCCTTCAGTCTGGCCGTGCATCTGACCCATCACGCTCTCCGCCGGACGCTGGTGGCCGGCGCTCTGCTGCTGTTCTCCGTCTCGTGTCCGGCTGGGATCGGGGCTGGGCTGGCGCTGGACGGGCTGACCGTCGGTCCTCAGGTCCAGCTGCTGCGCTGCGCTGTGGAGGgtctgacggctgggatcttcaTCAACGTGTGTGTGCTGGAGTCCGTGTGGCAGGAGTCCGGCTCCCCGAAGCATCGCATCCATAAAGTGGCTTTCCTCCTCACCGGCTTCGCTCTGGTCACTGCCGTCCTGTTCAGCAAAGTCTGA
- the LOC128030272 gene encoding CREB-regulated transcription coactivator 2 isoform X2, translating into MSSAGAACGPDHGGSVPASCASNPRKFSEKIALHTQRQAEETAAFQEVMMDLTSTRIQAQKVRLTRTQGQYYGGSLPNVNQMCRNASELQGSYHSPLDSSRSTRHHGLVERVHRDRHFISPSRPYRRQVDSSHSSSVYLSPPPDPSWRRTNSDSALHTSVMNPPAGDPFAAGLSAPGRRSVFSYPAPIEENSPDDARLKPWDSRKLPLLSSRPKSCEVPGITVFPSPDQQGGAPHGPTVLNTGGSLPDLSSLHFPSPLPTPLDPDEPGYLSLSGGGSTGNLTCTLTQLGIHSPSGFHSTGLPSLQGASSNPSLQSSLSNPNIQSSLSSHSFPNSLSSASLHSSLSNPSLQSSLSSSPSLRSSFSSQSLQSSVSNSTYSAPGSFPPQMNTSPRRRAQLTPVTLPPDTRRHHPKQFSPTSSTLSSITQGVALDTGRLQMDQRFSPYSFGQQQVHAFGPSPQTLQLHLHNMQNLHKTQNFQMQPLKWPNQNPDASQPHAQAQTQPQIRPSLSADLDLYSDTMFLNSLLDDTNLGLQIRQNQNLSQQLSLDSQLEALNHDCGSSGVLKAQSGSYQGQSALLEMLDSSEQQTRNQSQNQSYTDGRHAVPNIILTDDSPSGLSKEIASALSAVPGFEMDSFSADEPLALEALGMLSDGDLMLADPAVEDSFRSDHLK; encoded by the exons ATGTCCTCCGCGGGAGCTGCGTGTGGACCGGATCACGGCGGCTCTGTTCCCGCGTCCTGCGCCTCAAACCCGCGAAAGTTCAGCGAGAAGATCGCGCTTCACACACAGAGACAAGCGGAGGAGACCGCGGCGTTCCAGGAGGTCATGATGGACCTCACCTCCAcccgg ATTCAGGCGCAGAAGGTCCGCTTGACCAGAACTCAGGGCCAGTATTACGGCGGATCTCTGCCCAACGTCAACCAGATGTGCAGGAACGCCTCggagctgcag ggctcGTATCACTCTCCGCTGGACTCCAGTCGCTCCACACGGCATCATGGTCTGGTGGAGCGTGTTCACAGAGACAGACACTTCATCTCTCCCAGCAGACCCTACAGGAGACAA gtgGACAGCTCTCACAGCAGCTCTGTGTATCTGTCTCCGCCCCCTGACCCCAGCTGGAGAAG gactaACTCGGACTCGGCGCTGCACACCAGTGTGATGAATCCTCCGGCTGGAGATCCGTTTGCAGCAGGGCTCTCGGCGCCGGGCAGACGGTCCG TCTTCTCATATCCTGCTCCCATCGAGGAGAACAGCCCTGATGACGCACGCCTCAAACCCTGGGACTCCAGGAAG CTGCCGCTGCTCTCTTCACGACCAAAGTCCTGTGAGGTGCCTGGAATCAC tgtGTTTCCGTCTCCGGACCAGCAGGGCGGCGCTCCTCACGGCCCAACAGTGCTGAATACAGGCGGCTCTCTGCCGGATCTGTCCAGCCTGCACTTCCCGTCCCCGCTGCCGACCCCGCTGGACCCGGACGAGCCGGGATACCTGTCCCTGAGCGGCGGAGGAAGCACGGGGAACCTGACCTGCACCCTCACGCAGCTCGGCATCCACAGCCCCAGCGGCTTCCACTCCACAG gtctgcCGTCTCTGCAGGGTGCGTCCAGTAACCCCTCCCTCCAGTCATCACTTAGCAACCCCAACATCCAATCGTCTCTCAGCAGCCATTCGTTCCCCAACTCGCTGAGCTCCGCCTCCCTGCACTCGTCCCTGAGCAACCCCTCCCTCCAGTCTTCGTTAAGCTCCTCCCCCTCACTGAGGTCATCGTTCAGCAGCCAATCGCTGCAGTCGTCTGTCAGTAACAGCACTTACAGCGCTCCGGGCTCCTTCCCTCCGCAGATGAACACGTCTCCGCGCAGACGAGCGCAGCTGACCCCTGTGACCCTGCCTCCAGACACACGCAGACATCACCCCAAACAGTTCTCACCCACCTCCTCCACCCTCAGCTCCATCACACAG GGTGTGGCTCTGGACACCGGTCGGCTGCAGATGGATCAGAGGTTTTCTCCGTATTCTTTCGGACAGCAGCAGGTTCATGCGTTCGGCCCGTCGCCGCAGACGCTGCAGCTTCACCTACACAACATGCAGAATCTGCACAAGACGCAGAACTTCCAGATGCAGCCTCTGAAGTGGCCGAACCAGAACCCAGACGCGTCACAGCCGCATGCACAGGCGCAGACGCAGCCGCAGATCAGACCGTCTCTCAGCGCAGACCTGGACCTGTACAGC GACACAATGTTCCTGAACTCTCTGCTGGACGACACAAACCTGGGCCTACAGATACGCCAGAACCAGAACCTGAGCCAGCAg TTGAGTCTGGACTCTCAGCTGGAGGCTCTGAATCATGACTGTGGTTCTTCTGGGGTTCTGAAGGCTCAGAGCGGCTCGTATCAGGGTCAGTCTGCACTGCTGGAGATGCTGGACTCCTCCGAACAACAGACGAGGAACCAGAGCCAGAACCAGAGCTACACTGACGGGCGGCACGCCGTGCCCAACATCATCCTGACCG ATGATTCTCCGTCAGGTCTGTCGAAGGAGATCGCGAGCGCGCTGTCGGCCGTCCCGGGCTTCGAGATGGACTCGTTCTCTGCGGACGAGCCGCTGGCGCTGGAGGCTCTGGGCATGCTGTCAGACGGGGACCTGATGCTGGCCGACCCCGCCGTCGAGGACTCCTTCCGCTCGGACCACCTCAAGTGA
- the LOC128030272 gene encoding CREB-regulated transcription coactivator 2 isoform X1, protein MSSAGAACGPDHGGSVPASCASNPRKFSEKIALHTQRQAEETAAFQEVMMDLTSTRIQAQKVRLTRTQGQYYGGSLPNVNQMCRNASELQGSYHSPLDSSRSTRHHGLVERVHRDRHFISPSRPYRRQVDSSHSSSVYLSPPPDPSWRRNWNSSFETDKSQIFQQLPATALNRTNSDSALHTSVMNPPAGDPFAAGLSAPGRRSVFSYPAPIEENSPDDARLKPWDSRKLPLLSSRPKSCEVPGITVFPSPDQQGGAPHGPTVLNTGGSLPDLSSLHFPSPLPTPLDPDEPGYLSLSGGGSTGNLTCTLTQLGIHSPSGFHSTGLPSLQGASSNPSLQSSLSNPNIQSSLSSHSFPNSLSSASLHSSLSNPSLQSSLSSSPSLRSSFSSQSLQSSVSNSTYSAPGSFPPQMNTSPRRRAQLTPVTLPPDTRRHHPKQFSPTSSTLSSITQGVALDTGRLQMDQRFSPYSFGQQQVHAFGPSPQTLQLHLHNMQNLHKTQNFQMQPLKWPNQNPDASQPHAQAQTQPQIRPSLSADLDLYSDTMFLNSLLDDTNLGLQIRQNQNLSQQLSLDSQLEALNHDCGSSGVLKAQSGSYQGQSALLEMLDSSEQQTRNQSQNQSYTDGRHAVPNIILTDDSPSGLSKEIASALSAVPGFEMDSFSADEPLALEALGMLSDGDLMLADPAVEDSFRSDHLK, encoded by the exons ATGTCCTCCGCGGGAGCTGCGTGTGGACCGGATCACGGCGGCTCTGTTCCCGCGTCCTGCGCCTCAAACCCGCGAAAGTTCAGCGAGAAGATCGCGCTTCACACACAGAGACAAGCGGAGGAGACCGCGGCGTTCCAGGAGGTCATGATGGACCTCACCTCCAcccgg ATTCAGGCGCAGAAGGTCCGCTTGACCAGAACTCAGGGCCAGTATTACGGCGGATCTCTGCCCAACGTCAACCAGATGTGCAGGAACGCCTCggagctgcag ggctcGTATCACTCTCCGCTGGACTCCAGTCGCTCCACACGGCATCATGGTCTGGTGGAGCGTGTTCACAGAGACAGACACTTCATCTCTCCCAGCAGACCCTACAGGAGACAA gtgGACAGCTCTCACAGCAGCTCTGTGTATCTGTCTCCGCCCCCTGACCCCAGCTGGAGAAG GAACTGGAACAGTAGCTTTGAGACGGACAAGAGCCAGATATTCCAGCAGCTGCCGGCCACAGCGCTCAACAG gactaACTCGGACTCGGCGCTGCACACCAGTGTGATGAATCCTCCGGCTGGAGATCCGTTTGCAGCAGGGCTCTCGGCGCCGGGCAGACGGTCCG TCTTCTCATATCCTGCTCCCATCGAGGAGAACAGCCCTGATGACGCACGCCTCAAACCCTGGGACTCCAGGAAG CTGCCGCTGCTCTCTTCACGACCAAAGTCCTGTGAGGTGCCTGGAATCAC tgtGTTTCCGTCTCCGGACCAGCAGGGCGGCGCTCCTCACGGCCCAACAGTGCTGAATACAGGCGGCTCTCTGCCGGATCTGTCCAGCCTGCACTTCCCGTCCCCGCTGCCGACCCCGCTGGACCCGGACGAGCCGGGATACCTGTCCCTGAGCGGCGGAGGAAGCACGGGGAACCTGACCTGCACCCTCACGCAGCTCGGCATCCACAGCCCCAGCGGCTTCCACTCCACAG gtctgcCGTCTCTGCAGGGTGCGTCCAGTAACCCCTCCCTCCAGTCATCACTTAGCAACCCCAACATCCAATCGTCTCTCAGCAGCCATTCGTTCCCCAACTCGCTGAGCTCCGCCTCCCTGCACTCGTCCCTGAGCAACCCCTCCCTCCAGTCTTCGTTAAGCTCCTCCCCCTCACTGAGGTCATCGTTCAGCAGCCAATCGCTGCAGTCGTCTGTCAGTAACAGCACTTACAGCGCTCCGGGCTCCTTCCCTCCGCAGATGAACACGTCTCCGCGCAGACGAGCGCAGCTGACCCCTGTGACCCTGCCTCCAGACACACGCAGACATCACCCCAAACAGTTCTCACCCACCTCCTCCACCCTCAGCTCCATCACACAG GGTGTGGCTCTGGACACCGGTCGGCTGCAGATGGATCAGAGGTTTTCTCCGTATTCTTTCGGACAGCAGCAGGTTCATGCGTTCGGCCCGTCGCCGCAGACGCTGCAGCTTCACCTACACAACATGCAGAATCTGCACAAGACGCAGAACTTCCAGATGCAGCCTCTGAAGTGGCCGAACCAGAACCCAGACGCGTCACAGCCGCATGCACAGGCGCAGACGCAGCCGCAGATCAGACCGTCTCTCAGCGCAGACCTGGACCTGTACAGC GACACAATGTTCCTGAACTCTCTGCTGGACGACACAAACCTGGGCCTACAGATACGCCAGAACCAGAACCTGAGCCAGCAg TTGAGTCTGGACTCTCAGCTGGAGGCTCTGAATCATGACTGTGGTTCTTCTGGGGTTCTGAAGGCTCAGAGCGGCTCGTATCAGGGTCAGTCTGCACTGCTGGAGATGCTGGACTCCTCCGAACAACAGACGAGGAACCAGAGCCAGAACCAGAGCTACACTGACGGGCGGCACGCCGTGCCCAACATCATCCTGACCG ATGATTCTCCGTCAGGTCTGTCGAAGGAGATCGCGAGCGCGCTGTCGGCCGTCCCGGGCTTCGAGATGGACTCGTTCTCTGCGGACGAGCCGCTGGCGCTGGAGGCTCTGGGCATGCTGTCAGACGGGGACCTGATGCTGGCCGACCCCGCCGTCGAGGACTCCTTCCGCTCGGACCACCTCAAGTGA